From a region of the Opitutia bacterium genome:
- a CDS encoding MerR family transcriptional regulator has protein sequence MTTIRQLAAEFGLTRSTLLYYDRIGLLRPDYRTASGYRLYNATDRARLAAICRYRAAGLPLEKIATVLDATQEPKSAVHAALHERLTALNREIAALRRQQQVVIDLLGPTRRARRTRIMNKERWVALLRAAGMDDAEMRQWHVAFERQSPEAHRDFLESLGIPAAEIRRIRRASRAANRTA, from the coding sequence ATGACCACCATCCGCCAACTCGCCGCGGAATTCGGCCTCACGCGCAGCACGCTGCTTTACTACGACCGCATCGGCCTGCTGCGGCCGGACTACCGCACCGCGTCGGGCTACCGTCTCTACAATGCGACCGACCGCGCGCGCCTTGCCGCCATCTGCCGTTACCGCGCGGCGGGGCTGCCGCTGGAGAAGATCGCGACCGTGCTCGATGCAACGCAGGAGCCGAAATCCGCCGTCCACGCCGCCCTGCACGAGCGCCTCACCGCGTTGAACCGCGAGATCGCCGCGCTGCGTCGCCAGCAACAGGTCGTGATCGACCTGTTGGGCCCGACCCGCCGCGCACGCCGCACGCGCATCATGAACAAGGAGCGCTGGGTCGCGCTCCTCCGCGCGGCCGGCATGGACGACGCCGAGATGCGCCAGTGGCACGTCGCGTTCGAGCGCCAATCGCCGGAAGCGCATCGCGATTTCCTCGAGTCGCTCGGCATCCCGGCAGCGGAGATTCGCCGCATCCGGCGGGCGTCGCGCGCCGCAAACCGGACGGCCTAA